The following are encoded together in the Bradyrhizobium algeriense genome:
- the dhaK gene encoding dihydroxyacetone kinase subunit DhaK, with amino-acid sequence MKKLINGAETVLEESLDGFAAAHADILLLGAERKFVRRRTLKSGKVALISGGGSGHEPLHAGFVGHGMLDAACPGQVFTSPTPDQMIEAAEAVDTGAGVLFIVKNYEGDVMNFTMAAEMAGREVASVVTNDDVAVEKSTYTTGRRGVAGTLIVEKMVGAAAENGMPLAALKALGDEINRRTRSMGVALLPCTVPAAGRPNFTLADDEMEMGVGIHGEPGRRRVRLASADAIAEELVGAILKDLAPEPGSEVLLLVNGFGATPLIELYLMVNSAKRILEGAGITATRFLTGSYVTSLDMAGVSITVSVLDGQAMELWGAPVHTAALRWGT; translated from the coding sequence ATGAAAAAGCTGATCAACGGCGCCGAGACAGTACTCGAGGAAAGTCTCGACGGCTTTGCCGCCGCGCATGCGGATATTCTGCTTCTTGGTGCCGAACGCAAATTCGTGCGCCGACGCACGTTGAAGTCCGGCAAGGTTGCCCTGATTTCGGGCGGCGGTTCAGGGCATGAGCCATTGCATGCGGGCTTTGTCGGCCACGGCATGCTCGATGCCGCCTGTCCCGGCCAGGTCTTCACCTCGCCGACACCGGACCAGATGATCGAGGCCGCCGAGGCCGTCGACACCGGCGCCGGCGTGCTCTTCATCGTCAAGAACTACGAAGGCGATGTCATGAACTTCACTATGGCCGCCGAGATGGCCGGGCGGGAAGTGGCGAGCGTGGTGACCAACGACGACGTGGCGGTGGAGAAATCGACCTATACGACCGGCCGCCGCGGTGTCGCGGGAACGCTGATCGTGGAAAAGATGGTCGGCGCCGCGGCCGAAAACGGAATGCCGCTTGCGGCCCTCAAGGCGCTCGGCGATGAAATCAACCGGCGCACGCGCTCGATGGGCGTGGCGCTGTTGCCGTGCACCGTGCCGGCGGCGGGGCGGCCCAATTTTACGCTGGCCGACGACGAAATGGAAATGGGGGTCGGTATTCATGGCGAGCCTGGCCGACGCCGGGTACGGCTGGCTTCCGCCGATGCGATTGCCGAGGAACTCGTTGGCGCGATCCTCAAGGACCTTGCGCCGGAGCCGGGCAGTGAAGTTCTGCTTCTCGTCAACGGGTTCGGCGCAACGCCGCTGATCGAGCTTTATTTGATGGTCAACAGCGCCAAGCGAATTCTGGAAGGTGCGGGGATCACCGCAACGCGGTTCCTGACCGGATCCTACGTCACATCCCTCGACATGGCTGGCGTGTCGATCACCGTGTCCGTGCTCGATGGCCAAGCAATGGAATTGTGGGGTGCTCCCGTCCACACGGCGGCGCTGCGCTGGGGCACATGA
- a CDS encoding Gfo/Idh/MocA family oxidoreductase, with protein sequence MRDSEASRIRLGMVGGGIGAFIGYVHRIASRIDDDYELVAGALSSDPALAQESGRKIGLAEDRIYTSFAEMAAKEAAREDGIQAVSIVTPNNLHFAPAKAFLEAGIHVICDKPLTSTLDEARALAKIKPKNGAKFLLTHNYTGYPLVRQARAMVANGDLGKIRVVQVEYPQDWLTRPLSNKQADWRTDPARSGPGGAIGDIGTHAYNLARFVTGLKTAAVSADLSTFVEGRRLDDNVHILLRFEGNARGMLWASQVAVGCENGLQLRVYGEKAGLEWRQENPNQMWFTEFGRPKQLLTRGGAISGDAPPIQVRLPSGHPEGYLEAFATLYSQFAQLIRSGDTACPDLPSLADGIEGMEFIAAAVRSSDNQSMWTSLSDV encoded by the coding sequence ATGAGAGACAGCGAGGCGTCGCGCATCCGATTGGGAATGGTCGGTGGTGGGATCGGGGCCTTCATTGGCTACGTGCACCGAATTGCATCGCGAATTGACGACGATTATGAACTGGTTGCGGGAGCGCTGTCCTCCGATCCTGCCCTGGCTCAGGAATCCGGTAGAAAGATTGGGCTGGCCGAAGACCGGATATATACCAGCTTTGCCGAGATGGCGGCTAAAGAGGCTGCCCGCGAAGACGGCATTCAGGCCGTCTCAATCGTCACGCCAAATAACCTGCATTTTGCGCCGGCCAAGGCATTTCTTGAGGCTGGAATTCACGTGATTTGCGACAAGCCCCTTACGTCAACGCTCGATGAGGCTCGTGCGCTGGCCAAAATCAAGCCCAAGAATGGCGCGAAGTTTCTGTTGACGCACAATTACACGGGTTATCCCTTGGTACGACAGGCGCGTGCCATGGTGGCGAATGGTGATCTGGGCAAGATTCGGGTGGTTCAAGTCGAGTATCCGCAAGATTGGCTAACTCGCCCTCTTTCAAACAAGCAGGCGGATTGGCGCACGGATCCCGCTCGTTCAGGACCAGGCGGTGCTATCGGAGACATCGGTACGCACGCCTATAACCTTGCACGATTTGTCACGGGCTTAAAAACGGCGGCCGTAAGTGCGGACCTGTCGACTTTCGTGGAGGGCAGACGGCTCGACGACAACGTGCACATACTGCTGCGGTTTGAAGGCAATGCACGCGGGATGCTGTGGGCCAGCCAAGTTGCCGTAGGCTGCGAAAATGGTCTGCAGCTTCGCGTTTACGGCGAAAAGGCCGGGCTTGAGTGGCGCCAGGAGAATCCAAACCAGATGTGGTTCACCGAATTTGGCAGGCCCAAGCAACTTCTTACGCGAGGCGGCGCGATTTCCGGTGACGCCCCTCCGATTCAGGTTCGACTGCCGAGCGGGCACCCCGAAGGTTATCTCGAGGCGTTCGCCACACTTTACAGTCAGTTTGCTCAACTGATCCGCTCCGGAGACACTGCCTGTCCCGACCTGCCATCGCTCGCTGACGGGATTGAAGGAATGGAATTCATCGCCGCCGCGGTCCGATCAAGTGACAATCAGAGCATGTGGACAAGCCTCAGCGACGTGTAA
- a CDS encoding sugar phosphate isomerase/epimerase, protein MRTIKGPAIFLAQFAAEAAPFDTLDNICAWAAGLGYKGVQIPSWVSSFIDLEKAATSKTYADELRGTVNRHGLEISELSTHLQGQLVAVHPAYSSAFDGFAPVAVHGNCSARTAWAVQQLKWAARASSNLGLNAHATFSGAFAWPFIYPWPQRPEGLVDDAFGELGRRWLPILDEFDHYGVDVCYELHPGEDLHDGATFEMFLDQVKNHVRANILYDPSHFVLQQLKYLDFIDIYHQRIKAFHVKDAEFNPTGRQGVYGGFQSWVNRAGRFRSIGDGQVDFRSIFSKLTAYDYAGWAVLEWECALKHPEDGAREGARLISDYIIRVTERAFDDFAGSGTNREANLRMLGLRSDEGMS, encoded by the coding sequence GTGCGCACCATCAAGGGACCGGCAATATTCCTGGCTCAGTTCGCCGCTGAAGCTGCTCCGTTTGATACCTTGGATAACATATGCGCCTGGGCAGCGGGTCTTGGATACAAGGGCGTGCAGATACCTAGCTGGGTCTCCAGCTTTATTGACCTGGAAAAGGCTGCGACGTCGAAAACATATGCGGATGAACTGCGTGGCACAGTCAATCGTCATGGACTCGAGATTTCTGAATTGTCGACGCACCTTCAGGGGCAACTGGTGGCAGTGCATCCAGCCTACTCCAGTGCTTTTGATGGTTTCGCGCCGGTTGCAGTCCATGGCAATTGCTCCGCCCGGACGGCGTGGGCAGTTCAACAATTGAAATGGGCCGCAAGGGCTTCGAGCAACCTTGGTCTGAATGCCCATGCAACTTTTTCGGGCGCGTTTGCGTGGCCTTTCATCTACCCCTGGCCCCAACGCCCCGAGGGCCTGGTCGACGATGCCTTTGGTGAACTTGGCCGCCGATGGTTACCAATTCTGGATGAGTTCGATCACTACGGCGTAGACGTTTGCTATGAGTTACATCCGGGCGAGGATCTGCATGACGGTGCAACTTTCGAAATGTTCCTCGATCAAGTGAAGAACCACGTTCGCGCCAATATTCTTTACGACCCAAGTCATTTTGTGCTGCAGCAACTCAAGTATCTCGATTTCATCGATATCTATCACCAGCGCATCAAGGCATTCCACGTCAAGGATGCCGAATTCAATCCAACCGGCAGGCAGGGTGTCTACGGAGGTTTTCAGTCGTGGGTCAACCGCGCCGGACGTTTCCGATCGATTGGAGACGGTCAGGTTGATTTTCGATCGATCTTTTCGAAGCTCACGGCCTACGATTACGCGGGGTGGGCCGTGCTGGAGTGGGAGTGCGCACTAAAGCATCCGGAAGATGGCGCTCGGGAAGGAGCCCGGTTGATCTCCGATTACATCATACGGGTAACCGAGCGAGCTTTTGACGACTTTGCGGGCTCCGGTACAAATAGGGAAGCAAATCTGAGAATGCTTGGTCTGCGGTCAGATGAGGGCATGTCATGA
- a CDS encoding NAD-dependent succinate-semialdehyde dehydrogenase, translating to MPQHTFKTDHETLDLRAYSRGLYIDGQWRQAADGRLIEVVDPSTERVIAEVPDAAMVDVEAAVEAAARAAAGWRETPPRKRSEILRRCFELMTQRSETLAELISIENGKALRDARGEVAYAAEFFRWNAEEAVRIIGEFGLAPSGANRIIVDYQPIGVCVLITPWNFPAAMATRKIAPALAAGCTVVLKPASETPLTAYALAALYEEAGVPPGVVNVLTVSNPAPATAAMLADPRVRKLSFTGSTGVGRLLLAEAAKHVISCSMELGGNAPFIVFDDADLEAALDGAMVAKMRNAGEACTAANRIYVQSGIHDAFAEGLRKRMTALKVGAGVEAATECGPMITKKAVDKIDRLVQNAVARGARVLCGGSVGSGTGFYYPPTVLCDVPADAAMAQEEIFGPVAPISRFEQESEAIERANDTEYGLAAYIYTRDLARGMRVAAKIETGMIALNRGLMSDPAAPFGGVKQSGIGREGGRGHGIAEFMEAKYLAVTM from the coding sequence ATGCCCCAGCACACGTTCAAGACCGACCACGAAACCCTCGACCTCCGCGCTTATTCGCGCGGCCTCTATATCGACGGCCAATGGCGGCAGGCCGCTGACGGCCGGCTTATCGAGGTGGTCGATCCGTCCACCGAGCGCGTGATCGCCGAGGTTCCCGATGCGGCCATGGTCGACGTCGAGGCAGCGGTGGAGGCCGCCGCCCGGGCAGCGGCCGGCTGGAGGGAGACGCCGCCGCGCAAGCGATCCGAGATTTTGAGGCGCTGCTTCGAATTGATGACCCAGCGTTCGGAAACGCTCGCCGAGCTGATATCAATCGAGAACGGCAAGGCTTTGCGCGATGCGCGCGGCGAGGTCGCCTATGCCGCCGAGTTCTTCCGCTGGAACGCCGAGGAAGCCGTGCGAATTATCGGCGAGTTCGGCCTCGCTCCTTCGGGCGCGAACCGCATCATCGTCGACTATCAGCCGATCGGCGTCTGCGTTTTGATCACGCCCTGGAACTTCCCGGCGGCCATGGCGACGCGCAAGATCGCTCCCGCCCTGGCAGCGGGCTGCACAGTTGTGCTCAAGCCCGCGAGCGAGACGCCTCTCACAGCCTACGCGCTCGCTGCGCTGTATGAAGAAGCCGGCGTTCCCCCGGGCGTCGTCAACGTCCTTACGGTTTCCAATCCTGCTCCGGCCACCGCCGCCATGCTGGCGGATCCACGGGTGCGGAAACTGTCGTTCACCGGCTCGACGGGAGTTGGCCGCCTCCTCCTCGCCGAAGCGGCCAAGCACGTCATCTCGTGCTCGATGGAACTCGGCGGCAACGCGCCGTTCATCGTCTTCGACGACGCCGATCTCGAGGCCGCGCTCGACGGCGCGATGGTAGCGAAAATGCGCAACGCCGGCGAAGCCTGCACCGCCGCAAACCGCATCTATGTGCAATCCGGCATCCACGACGCCTTCGCCGAAGGGCTTCGAAAGCGCATGACGGCGCTCAAAGTGGGCGCGGGCGTCGAAGCCGCCACCGAATGCGGTCCTATGATCACGAAAAAGGCCGTCGATAAGATCGATCGGCTGGTTCAGAACGCCGTCGCGCGTGGCGCGCGCGTTCTGTGCGGGGGCTCGGTCGGGAGCGGGACGGGATTTTACTATCCTCCGACAGTCCTCTGCGACGTGCCGGCCGACGCCGCGATGGCGCAAGAGGAAATCTTCGGTCCTGTGGCGCCGATCTCGCGCTTCGAACAGGAGAGCGAGGCGATCGAGCGGGCGAACGACACGGAATACGGGCTCGCTGCCTACATCTACACCCGCGATCTTGCCCGCGGCATGCGTGTAGCCGCGAAGATTGAAACGGGTATGATCGCGCTCAATCGCGGCCTCATGTCGGATCCGGCCGCTCCGTTCGGCGGCGTCAAGCAGAGCGGCATTGGACGCGAAGGCGGACGGGGGCACGGCATCGCCGAGTTCATGGAGGCGAAATATCTCGCCGTCACGATGTAG
- a CDS encoding iron-containing alcohol dehydrogenase gives MTLFAALRLPREILFGKGQRHALSTVAAKHGRRALLCTDERFAGTAVFSEIVAGLRASSVEIFVHDRVQPDVPVDTVGVCVEEARSFMPDMVIGIGGGSCLDLAKCAALLLSHGGKLQDYYGEFKVPGPILPVIAAPTTAGTGSEVTPVAVISDSDRLLKVGISSPHLIATAAICDPELTMTCPPSLTAIAGADALTHAIEAFTAVRRDVASDLPQKHVFIGKTALTDHFALLAIKLLGRSLEKACRDGADEDARADVMMGALAAGCAFGTAGTAAAHAVQYPIGALTHTPHGLGVATMLPYVMNYNCSAATTEIAKVGVALGLERSSRSDGEMARTTIEEISRMFAAIGITPTLAGLGLPADKIDWTAELALGIDRLIKNNPRPFDLPAMKRLVKAAYDGDLAGSAI, from the coding sequence ATGACCCTGTTCGCCGCCCTGAGGCTGCCCCGCGAGATTTTATTTGGCAAGGGTCAGCGCCACGCGCTTTCCACCGTCGCAGCCAAACATGGGCGTCGAGCGCTCCTATGCACCGACGAGCGGTTCGCCGGCACGGCCGTTTTTTCCGAAATCGTCGCGGGCTTAAGAGCGTCGTCGGTTGAGATTTTCGTTCATGATCGCGTGCAGCCGGACGTGCCGGTCGACACGGTCGGCGTCTGCGTTGAGGAGGCTCGCAGCTTCATGCCCGATATGGTGATCGGCATCGGCGGCGGCAGCTGTCTCGATCTTGCGAAATGCGCAGCCTTGCTGCTCAGCCATGGCGGCAAGCTTCAGGACTACTATGGTGAGTTCAAGGTGCCGGGTCCGATCCTGCCAGTGATCGCCGCGCCGACCACAGCGGGCACCGGTTCGGAAGTGACGCCGGTCGCGGTGATCTCCGATTCTGATCGACTTTTAAAGGTCGGCATTTCGAGCCCCCACCTGATTGCCACCGCTGCGATCTGCGACCCGGAACTGACGATGACGTGTCCGCCGTCCCTGACGGCAATCGCAGGGGCCGACGCCTTGACCCACGCGATCGAGGCCTTCACTGCGGTTAGACGCGATGTCGCTTCCGACCTGCCGCAGAAACATGTTTTCATCGGCAAGACGGCGCTTACCGATCACTTCGCTCTGCTCGCCATCAAGCTACTGGGACGCAGTCTCGAGAAGGCCTGCCGCGATGGTGCCGACGAGGACGCGCGGGCGGATGTGATGATGGGAGCTCTGGCGGCCGGCTGCGCGTTCGGAACCGCGGGAACAGCGGCCGCGCACGCGGTGCAATATCCGATCGGCGCCTTAACCCACACGCCGCACGGGCTCGGCGTCGCGACCATGCTGCCTTATGTGATGAATTATAATTGCTCCGCGGCGACAACCGAAATCGCCAAAGTCGGAGTCGCTCTCGGCCTCGAGCGCTCGAGTCGGAGCGACGGCGAGATGGCCCGCACGACGATTGAAGAAATCAGCCGCATGTTCGCGGCGATTGGGATCACTCCGACATTGGCCGGTCTTGGACTTCCCGCCGACAAGATTGATTGGACCGCAGAACTCGCCCTCGGCATCGATCGCCTGATCAAGAACAATCCCCGCCCGTTCGACCTTCCCGCGATGAAACGACTGGTGAAAGCCGCCTACGACGGCGATCTCGCCGGCAGCGCCATCTGA
- a CDS encoding GntR family transcriptional regulator: MNVTNPSQTGAASGQIHRPTSLADDVYEAIFAQLMSLKIAPGARITVDSLVREFNVSQTPIREALGRLEGEGLVLKTHLIGYRAAPQITKRQLDEIYELRLRLEPYGAAKAAARMDDTKLAMLREAAGMMARREGKDERLRYSNFARQDAAFHDKILACAENELIRQAIAFQHTHFHIFRLMFHSRVTEEALDEHEAILAAFAAADPLAAEEAMRVHIERSRDRLLLAFD; the protein is encoded by the coding sequence ATGAACGTCACCAATCCCTCTCAAACCGGGGCCGCCAGCGGGCAGATTCATCGCCCGACCAGTCTGGCGGACGACGTGTATGAGGCGATTTTTGCACAGCTCATGTCGCTCAAGATCGCGCCAGGCGCCCGCATCACGGTCGATAGCCTGGTCCGCGAATTCAATGTGTCGCAAACGCCTATCCGTGAGGCGCTAGGTCGGCTCGAGGGTGAAGGGTTGGTGCTGAAGACGCACTTGATCGGGTATCGCGCGGCGCCGCAGATCACGAAGCGCCAGCTTGACGAAATTTATGAGCTTCGATTGCGTCTCGAGCCCTACGGCGCCGCGAAGGCGGCGGCGCGTATGGACGACACGAAGCTGGCGATGCTTCGCGAAGCGGCCGGCATGATGGCCCGCCGGGAAGGCAAGGACGAACGCCTGCGGTATTCGAACTTCGCGCGGCAGGACGCTGCCTTTCACGACAAGATCTTGGCCTGCGCTGAGAACGAACTCATTCGTCAAGCCATCGCTTTCCAGCACACCCACTTTCACATTTTTCGGCTCATGTTCCATTCGCGTGTCACCGAAGAGGCTCTCGACGAGCACGAAGCCATACTGGCAGCCTTCGCGGCTGCGGACCCCTTGGCCGCCGAAGAAGCGATGCGCGTTCATATAGAACGCTCTCGCGATCGCCTGCTGTTAGCGTTCGATTGA
- a CDS encoding ABC transporter ATP-binding protein encodes MGQSEKSALRLTNVSKSYGRVRALENLSFRVAEGRFFVLFGPSSVGKTTTLRTIAGLIAPERGHVEIFGKDWTHEPIAGRGVSMVFQSFALYPHLTVYDNLAYPLIEEKRPREEIDRRVKETAAMLRLDTKVYRKPNTLSGGEQQRVALGRSLIRRPRILLLDEPLTNLDAKLRHEMRAELKRLHRQFGLTIVYATPDELEALSMGEEIAVMRDGGVVQIGTPDELFEAPCDLYVASKIGSPHMNMIKGRLATDNAALESAIGPLPFVKKLQAAEAGEAAVVGIRPSDVRFAGKGEQGLKTNISMLEPLGDVTIVSVETGGETLRMVLPESAASGLQPGQQAAVILDPSKFYIFRASSGRTMA; translated from the coding sequence ATGGGGCAGTCTGAGAAATCTGCACTGCGTTTGACAAATGTAAGCAAGTCATACGGCCGCGTGCGGGCCCTTGAAAACCTGTCCTTCAGGGTGGCGGAAGGTCGTTTCTTCGTATTGTTTGGGCCGAGCTCAGTTGGCAAGACGACGACGCTTCGCACGATCGCTGGTCTCATCGCTCCCGAACGCGGGCACGTCGAGATTTTTGGCAAGGATTGGACGCATGAGCCGATTGCGGGCCGGGGCGTGTCAATGGTGTTCCAGTCCTTCGCGCTCTATCCGCACCTCACCGTTTACGACAACCTCGCCTATCCGCTGATCGAAGAAAAGCGCCCGCGTGAGGAGATCGATCGCCGCGTGAAGGAGACGGCGGCGATGCTCCGGCTCGACACGAAGGTCTATCGAAAGCCCAATACGCTTTCGGGTGGCGAACAGCAGCGCGTGGCCTTGGGTCGCTCCTTAATACGCCGCCCCAGGATCCTGTTGCTGGATGAGCCTTTGACCAATCTCGACGCGAAGCTCCGCCATGAGATGCGGGCGGAACTGAAGCGCCTTCACCGCCAGTTTGGTCTCACCATCGTCTACGCCACGCCCGATGAGCTCGAAGCCCTCTCGATGGGTGAGGAAATCGCAGTGATGCGCGACGGCGGCGTGGTGCAGATCGGAACGCCGGACGAGCTCTTCGAAGCGCCGTGTGATCTTTATGTGGCAAGCAAGATCGGCTCGCCCCACATGAACATGATCAAAGGCAGGCTGGCCACAGACAACGCCGCCCTCGAATCCGCAATTGGGCCACTACCTTTCGTGAAAAAGCTGCAAGCCGCAGAAGCAGGCGAAGCGGCCGTGGTCGGCATCCGCCCGAGCGACGTGCGCTTTGCCGGGAAGGGCGAGCAAGGCCTCAAGACCAATATTTCCATGCTTGAGCCGCTGGGGGACGTCACGATCGTGTCCGTGGAAACCGGCGGCGAAACGCTGCGCATGGTGTTGCCGGAATCTGCCGCCTCGGGTTTGCAGCCCGGCCAACAGGCGGCAGTTATTCTCGATCCAAGCAAATTCTACATCTTCCGCGCTTCGAGTGGACGGACGATGGCCTGA
- a CDS encoding ABC transporter substrate-binding protein, whose amino-acid sequence MTATREINRIVMAAGLAASLVLGATVAFAGDVTLTMAVPDWPPTRIMKKFFDEQYKPKSGNTVKLQVDFIPWPDFYTRVNASLTSGEKKYNFIVSDSQWLGAFVEGGYFRKINDLLNADPEFMKTFKDIHPNALNSYSTYPHKSENYYGFPQFPDVLVNFARKDIICHEAEQKNFMAKFNQKLPCTSEELDAMTWDDFKNVGEFFRRKKGEMLAGKPAEDDFYGIAFQAGKSYDFSSMQINGFIWQMGGDIWDETQAPTSKAEGVVNSPAAVKALEKYLSLIAYMPPLAKTGTMDIFKSDELFRQGKVAMSVNWIGLAEASLDPKTSRVSDSLVFGMMPGTKGADGKLVRWSNIGGQPFVLTTWTTDAQIKEAVEFVKWWLSSNIQHQFAAAGGQSAIKSVYSDPKYVTYRPWNRAWAPSLDWQKDVWHVPQFFELLTQQQDQYDLAITGRQDAKTTQDNIAKFQQRLLKEVGLIK is encoded by the coding sequence ATGACCGCGACAAGGGAGATCAACAGGATAGTGATGGCGGCCGGGCTTGCCGCTTCGCTGGTGCTGGGAGCGACGGTTGCTTTCGCCGGTGATGTGACGCTGACGATGGCTGTGCCGGATTGGCCACCAACACGCATCATGAAGAAGTTCTTCGACGAGCAGTACAAGCCAAAGTCCGGCAACACGGTGAAGCTCCAGGTGGATTTCATTCCGTGGCCAGACTTCTATACCCGCGTGAATGCGTCGCTCACATCAGGCGAGAAGAAGTATAACTTCATCGTGTCGGACTCGCAGTGGCTGGGCGCGTTCGTCGAGGGCGGCTATTTCCGGAAGATCAACGATCTGCTCAACGCAGATCCCGAGTTCATGAAGACGTTCAAGGACATCCATCCGAACGCACTGAACTCCTACTCAACTTATCCGCACAAGTCGGAAAATTACTACGGCTTTCCGCAGTTTCCCGATGTGCTGGTGAACTTCGCGCGAAAGGACATTATCTGCCACGAAGCAGAACAGAAGAACTTCATGGCGAAATTCAACCAGAAACTTCCCTGCACGAGCGAAGAGCTCGACGCCATGACCTGGGACGACTTCAAGAACGTCGGCGAATTCTTTCGCCGCAAGAAGGGCGAGATGCTGGCCGGCAAGCCCGCCGAAGACGATTTTTACGGCATCGCGTTTCAGGCGGGCAAGAGCTACGACTTCTCGTCTATGCAGATCAACGGCTTTATTTGGCAAATGGGTGGTGACATCTGGGATGAGACCCAGGCACCCACCAGCAAAGCGGAGGGTGTTGTGAACTCGCCGGCGGCCGTGAAGGCGCTGGAGAAGTATCTGAGCCTGATCGCATACATGCCACCTCTCGCCAAGACGGGCACGATGGATATCTTCAAGTCGGATGAGCTGTTCCGCCAAGGTAAGGTGGCCATGAGCGTCAACTGGATCGGCCTTGCCGAAGCCTCGCTTGATCCGAAAACTTCGAGGGTCTCAGACAGCCTGGTGTTCGGCATGATGCCGGGAACCAAAGGTGCTGACGGCAAGCTGGTCCGCTGGTCCAATATTGGCGGCCAGCCCTTCGTGCTGACCACCTGGACGACCGACGCACAGATCAAGGAGGCCGTGGAATTCGTGAAGTGGTGGCTGTCGTCGAACATCCAGCACCAGTTTGCGGCGGCCGGCGGTCAGTCTGCCATTAAGTCCGTGTACTCGGATCCGAAGTACGTAACTTACCGCCCCTGGAACAGGGCTTGGGCTCCTTCGCTGGATTGGCAGAAGGACGTGTGGCACGTGCCGCAGTTCTTCGAGTTACTGACCCAGCAGCAAGACCAGTATGATCTCGCCATTACTGGCAGGCAGGATGCCAAGACGACTCAGGACAATATCGCCAAGTTCCAGCAGCGCCTGCTCAAGGAGGTGGGGCTGATCAAGTGA
- a CDS encoding sugar ABC transporter permease produces the protein MQLMSTIQSAKTAPALLELSAGNWRLAVLVGLVVSALAVVALPASGSFWVVGAMSALVAAAFAVNAYRRRYYGGLLVAPAIAVLFVMNIFPLLWSLGLSFFAYQSNLQSIRFVGLNNYIKVLTDEVAAPANWNALINTAMFAVCTVSVQMIVGFLLAMLFAKQFPLRKYLLILVLTPMMLSVVASGVFFTYYYDPTFGILSYVINSLAGGQFIVMDSKAGAVAGIVFADAWMWSPFVMLLVLAGLVSVPRYLYEAAAIDRVSAWRRFWSITFPYIRGLLMLALLFRTIEAFKLADLVIVLTKGGNDTMTISYHLIRIANEQNKTSEGAAISYIILFIVIVLTNLYLYVANPKNREA, from the coding sequence ATGCAACTGATGTCAACCATACAATCTGCCAAGACTGCACCGGCTCTTCTTGAGCTTTCGGCCGGCAATTGGCGGCTTGCAGTTCTCGTGGGGCTTGTTGTCTCCGCACTTGCGGTGGTGGCGCTGCCAGCGTCCGGTTCCTTCTGGGTCGTTGGCGCCATGTCGGCTTTGGTCGCCGCGGCATTCGCGGTGAATGCCTACCGCCGTCGCTATTATGGCGGGCTCCTGGTCGCGCCCGCCATCGCCGTTCTATTCGTGATGAACATCTTCCCGCTGCTTTGGTCTCTTGGGCTTTCATTTTTTGCCTACCAGTCGAACCTGCAGTCCATCCGCTTCGTCGGCCTCAACAACTACATCAAGGTTCTGACCGACGAGGTCGCGGCTCCGGCCAACTGGAACGCCCTCATCAACACCGCCATGTTCGCGGTGTGCACAGTTTCTGTACAGATGATCGTGGGGTTTCTGCTGGCGATGCTTTTTGCCAAGCAGTTCCCGCTGCGGAAATATCTGCTGATTCTGGTTCTCACACCGATGATGCTGTCGGTCGTGGCCTCAGGTGTCTTCTTCACCTACTATTATGACCCTACCTTCGGCATCCTGAGCTATGTGATCAATAGCCTCGCGGGCGGCCAGTTCATTGTCATGGACAGCAAGGCGGGCGCTGTGGCCGGTATCGTTTTTGCCGACGCCTGGATGTGGTCGCCTTTCGTCATGCTGCTCGTGTTGGCGGGCCTCGTGTCCGTGCCGAGATATCTCTACGAGGCAGCCGCCATCGACAGGGTTTCCGCCTGGCGGCGCTTCTGGAGCATCACCTTCCCCTATATCCGCGGGCTCCTGATGCTGGCGCTGCTGTTCCGCACCATCGAAGCTTTCAAGCTGGCAGACCTTGTGATCGTGCTGACCAAGGGCGGAAACGACACAATGACGATCTCCTACCACTTGATCCGCATTGCCAATGAACAGAACAAGACAAGCGAGGGAGCCGCCATCTCCTACATCATCCTCTTCATAGTAATCGTGCTCACGAACCTTTATCTCTACGTTGCCAATCCCAAGAACAGGGAGGCCTGA